ctaaccgttttgctagcttgtaaacaaatccatgtgctttatcgttacctttttccacagtttgaaatagcataatgcacaatttctccagcagagggggaaatcctgccaagtttccctttaaacatCACTTACTCTTCTCCCTACCATACTCCTCAAAGACATAGAGGAATATTTCCCTTCAGGATGGATGACTAGAATGGATGTGGCCTTGACCTGGCTCAGAGTCCCTGTGTTTAAGATCAGGGCCTATTGTGTGTGGTCATGCTCATGGTCAGCAGCCATCGTTGTCTCCCTTGTACCGCTGGTCTCTCAGGGGCTGCATTAGTAGTGAGATGGAAAGTGACAGTAGGGAGCCCaaaaaaacacacccacacacacatgctcttgaacacatagagacatacacacacaccatgcacatgtCCACTTAGATCTTTagaaacagacacagaaaaaAGCCAGACCCAAGGTGTTATCCCCACATCAGCCTCGTAGCCAATAACTCCCACAAAAGCTCTATAGTACCTCAACGTCAACAAACAGTACTAATATTAACTTATAGTGCTCTACTGCTCTCTGATGTTAGTaaagagaaaggaaaggaaagtgtgtgtgtgttctgtgtgtgtgtgtgtgtgtgtgttgtgtgtgtgtgtgtgtgttgtgtgtgtgtgtgtgtgtgttgtgtgtgtgtgtgtgtggggggggggggggttctgtcgtACCTTGCGCTTTGATGCCTGCTTTCTCTAGCTGCTCTTTGACTGCATCCTGTATCTGCTGCCACTGGGGGTCGCTCTCCCCCAACTCCTTGCCCTCGTCCTTTTCCCCCGCGGCCACAGAGCCGAGCTTATACTTTGTCACCCTGATTTTCACCTGGTCACCCTCGGCAACCTGCCCACGCACTGCGGCAGGGACAGACAGGACAGAAACGAGAAGACTTATGTAAcaccaacctcacacacacagagacatcatGGTGTATTATCATCACAATTACAATCAAATGCAATCAACACCACCGCAACTGAGATCCCTCCAATTGAATCTGTTAGCATACTGTTAATTGAGTTGTCTGCACTATTCCTGTTGACATAtaactaccaccaccaccaccaccaccaacaccaccaacaccaaaGCAGTCACCACAGTCATCCCAGAAACAATCCcctccaccaacaccacttgCTACTTCTATTTCATACATAAGACTCAAACAGGCCTCCATAAAACTCTACCAGCACCCCAGTGCCTCCTACATCTCCCATCTGCCAGTATAACAGATCTTTACAGCACTATACTGATGTCTAATGAAACTCTAATGAATGTGTGGCTAAGTGATTCGACCCAGAGCTTTCCCTTATCGTCATCTTcaaacaccacaccaccaccacaccccttCAAACCTCACACACCATCTTCAATCCTTCATAATCACACCAACGAGAGTGAATGCGGTCGATCTGGCAGAGCGTGGTTATGAACATGAGTGGATTACACAAAGAACAAACATGCTGAAGATGGTCTACTACACAGATTAAGTACAGCAAGTCCAGTTTCTGGACTGCTCCTCAGACAACATGGCCAGTGAGGTGAGATGAATGCATCTGTGgtggaatacacacacatcacttttTCTTCAAACCTTCTCAGATGGAGATCATACTGTGCTAATGTTCTGACCAATCATACAAGAAATCCCAAAAATAGAAGTTGTAAAACTACTGCGCAATTTCACAGACCTGCACGGATCATCCCATTAAGATGCATTAAGACACATTTTGCATCAGAATAACAATGTGCAAGAAAGAGATGCACAATCTGGAaaggatttcaaaacattttagtgttaaaccacatcaaaaataaataatgcatcttaTGGTTGTCACCTTGCAGAAAAATACAGTATGATCACCAACCAgaagtcagtgtgtgtttgtgtgtgtgtgtgtgtgtgtgagaacacatACCTGGGTGTTTAGGAACACGGCTGGCTGGGTCTGGGTGTTTCTCTTTCTCGGTCGTCTGAGGGTCAGTCTGATCCGTCTGGTCCTCTGCTggggtctgtgagtgtgtgtgtgtctgtgtttgtgtgtgactgtgactgtgagtgtgagtatgagtgtgagtgggtgttGGCTCCTCGTCGCCCTTGTCCTGCAGGCGGTCCAGGAGCTTGTCCAGTGtgttctccagtgtgtgtgtggcctgggAGCGGTCAAACTCTCCCTTCAGGCCCTCCGACTCTAGCTCCTGCTGGGCCTGAAATGGGAGagcgaatgagagagagagagagagagagagagagagagagagagagagagagagagagagagagagagagagaggggggggggggggggggggatgaccAATATCTCAATGAAATAATATCAATAAATCAATGAAATTTGACAAAAATTTAGTATTCAAccaccccatcccccaccccaccattatacatatatacacactgaccacacacacacacacacacactgctactgGTCATACCTCATCTATAATGTTACTGAACTCTTTCTGCATCTCCTCTTTGATCTCTTTTCGTTTCTCGGCCGGGATGGACACATCGGCCATTTCCTCCTCAAACTCCTGGAGCAGGCGTTCGTCCTCGTCACCCTCTTCCTCCTTTGtgtctcctgctcctcctcgcCCCTCTTTCGCTCCAGTCTTCTCCTTCAGGGCAGGCTGCtcgtcatcctcctcctcactttctgactgcacgtgcacacacacacacacacacacacacacacacacacacacacacacacacacacacatgtaacacacacacacacactcaagttaAAACAGTTTGAATGGCTTCATCAAAATGTGTTTTCTGAATAGATTGGTGATGGCCAAGAAAGTCAAAGTGTTAGGGGCATGAATAAGGAGATGTGACTGAGATATCAAGTCTGTGCAAGTACATGAGAAAGATACAGCCAAattgagagaggaagaaaaggagagagagaaagagacacagagagagagagtaacagagagaagcagagaaagagagagagagacaaagaaagagaaaagagacctACCCTCTGACTGCTTTCACGTAGGTGCTGCACAAACTTCATCAGGTCAGCAGGATCGGAGATGATCCTGAAATTAAACTTCTCTTCTCCAAACACTGTCCCGCACACATAAAGCAGATTGGTTCACAGATTAGTTAACAACTCAACCAAATCTCAACCAGGCTAGAACTCAATCAGACGTTGACATACTCAACAGACCAATCAGGCTTTAATATACAGCACTGCTGGGCTTCTCTTGTCTGCTCACTACAGCTCCTGAGTGTGTAGCTGACCTGAGGAGTAGACTCACCTTCATTATCCTGCAGCTGGTCTCCCTGGGAAACATCTTCAGCAACAGGCTGAGGAAACCAAACCAACAACAATGAGTAGAAGacaagagaaggatagagagaaactGTGATGCTGTGACACAATCTAAACTGACACTCTAGATTTGACATTTCTCTGGTTTTAGTGTTGCATTTAGTGCGCGTATTCCTGGGGCGAACTGAGGTTGTTTGGTAGGGTGTGAGGTGTTTGGTAGGGTGTGAAGTGTTTGGTAGGGTGTGAGGTGTTTGGGTAGGGTGTGAGGTGTTTGGGTAGGGTGTGAGGGTGTTTGGGTAGGGTGTGAGGTGTTTGGGTAGGGTATGAGGTGTTTGGGTAAGGTGTGGGGTTTTTGGGTAGGGTGTGAGGTGTTTGGTAGGGTGTGGGGTTTTTGGGTAGGGTGTACGGGCAAGGCAGCATACCGTACCTGAGCCTCTGGGTCTTCTGGCTGGTCAACGGGCTTTGATTCACTTTCCAAGATGTTGTTCTCTTCTGGTTGGAAttctacccacacacatacaacacagccacataaacacacacatacaaagagacGTCTGTTTAGTTAATGATGTATCAGTCAGTCTGTCTGACTTTTCTATCACTGTCCTAATGAAGAAGAGGGCagctggatggatggagggatggacaTTCTCCTTATGGCCTATGCAGACTACACAACTCAGCCTGATTTTGCCACGATTTTGTCACAGTTGACAAATTTCCAGTGTCGTGCCCGAATATGAAAAGTTGGAAACAATGAACGAAGAACGATGAAAACGATGCCGAAGGAGGAACGCGTCTTGTAATGTGACATATTCAATGACCCGCAATTTATTGTCTGTGTGACGTTCCACGACTCCACAAACAAAAGTCCAGCATGTTAGAATTTTGGGGAAATCTCTTCCGACTCCCGTATTGACACTGACAGTATGACGACATGCCACGACAAGTAGGCTACGATAGGCTACATGATCTTGTAATGTGGCCAATCTCCTGGTAAGATCCCGTGTAATCTGCATAGGCCATTAAACATAATCTCATTCGCTCACTCGTTATAATTCATTGTCTTaaaatggatagatggatagatagatagatagatagatgaatggatggatggatagaggaCCTGTAGTCTCCGTATCTATAGACTCCACCGTCGCCTCAGTCATCTCAGCTGCACCATCTGCATCTGTTCCCTCATCTTTAGACAAGATCTCATCGAGGGTCTTCAGCTCCTCAGATATCTGCTCCACCTTGCGCTTGGTGTCCGCTGTAGGGAGAGGGCGAGAATTAAATGAAATATTTCAGTAGGAAAAGCAGATGGTTTTTAATCTATATCAAGTGTGGTTTGGTAAAACTGAAACACAAATCGACACCCACATATTACTGTACCTTTCTTGATTCTTTATTATTACACTTATTCTATATGAACAGCTAGCTAGATGAGTCTAACCtgagagaacatgagagagaACATGCCTCCAAGACCGACCAAGTACTGGTCTGTGCACACCCACGGCCAAAACTGTCCCAGTCAAATGCTATctgagacacactcacacattcatgcaAACCTGCATACACCAGCACACATGTTACAGACACACTCgagtaccccccaccccccaacacacacacacacacacacaccgggttgccggttcgaacctcgaccagtgggccgcggctgaagtgcccttgagcaaggcacctaacccctcactgctccctgagcgctgctgttgttgcaggcagcttactgtgccgggattagtgtgtgcttcaccttactgtgtgttcactgtgtgctgagtgtgtttcactaattcacggattgggataaatgcagagaccaaattacagagatcaaaagagtatatatatacatactatatacacacactctcaaactcacagatacacaaatgtaaatgcaaacccacacacacttgagcatacaccaacacagtcacacactcacagattcaCATTGATTGAGACTCACAGACTTGGGCCTTGACATAGTCCATGTACTGCTGGGGGCTGAGAGCAGGCTGGCAGATGATTGGCTGCGGCCGTGTGGAAGGGGGCGGGCGCAGGAAGGGGTGGGAACAGGGCCGGCTGGTGTGGATGGTCACCACGTAGCGACAGGACTGAGGCTCGTCCACCCGGGctatgtagtccactgagcctTCCTCACATGCAAactagacatacacacacaaacaaacacaaaaaacagaTGCTGCATAGATAAATATCAATAAACAGCCCTACATGATGTTCAAGGGGGAGAACATGCTTGTGTACATGGGGACAAAAAGGTCATAGCCTAAATCATCATGTTATTTTATGTGAGATAGGCCAACAATGACACATATCCAATGACTAGCTTCTTATAGGCACAATAAGTCTGATTGGATTGTCAGTAAACTACTGTTTTAAATATTTATGGTTGTttgttgggatgtgtgtgtgtaagtctgtgcGCTTATCTATGTGGGGCTTACCCTGACTTCGGTTTCTCTGGGGTTACCATTGAGGTCACACTTGGAGCCATTGGTATACGCCTGGCTGTGGTAGCGCCTTAGCCGGTGCTGTTTAGAGGCCTGGACACAGCATAAGAACAGGTAGAGACAGGCACAGATGTTCAAAAACATTAAAATTGtaacacagtgtttcccatacgctgacttatttgtggcagcccaccacaatatcaacattgaccaccaaataatgattttctatgttgtactatttaaattggatGAAATCCTTTAATTGTATAGCTATGTTCCCCTTCGTGCAGTCTCTCAACGAGCCTGCATGcttgtttaaagaaaacatcaaCAATTGTTGTTGGCATCCTAACCATGCTGCAcagatttgttcaaaactgttccATTCaaatgaaccccccccccattacctaccaccacaaatagagaaagagagaaagcactTCAAGGAGCACACTAAGCTTTACCTTAGCTGTCTCGTTGGTCCAGTCAAACTCTGAGCTGTAGTAGCCGAGGAACAGGACATCACCTTTGATCTCTGAATctgtaaaaaaagacaaaagcatTTTAATGTGTCTATTATAATATGTAATAcggtaaataaaatatattcccatcacaaaataaaataagaatATCTTGCAGCAATTTGCTTTTGACATCCTTTGGTTCACACAGCTTGTAGAAAAAGAAGCAactatttctctttttttcccttacaATGAACTTTTGTCTGATACCTTTCTTGCTGTCCAGcagtaataacacacacataagacaACATTACTAAGCATTTGTCATATCTCATAAATGCATGAATAAAGGGAAGCTAACCTTCTAGATGATACTGTCTTATGTGCTTTCCATAGCAAAACTCATAAGTCCACCAGTCCTTTGTCTGAGAGGAAaatggaaggaaagagagaggcagaaaatacataaaaaaaggtAGATGAggaccacacacatgcaactaACAAAAGTACAAACAAAAACCCAGaaataagaaaaataataataataaaaaaatcatacagtACTTAGACATTACCCTGAGTTCGgaacattcactcattcaattcATAGTGACCTGTATAGGCCCTTGGGAATAACTCTGTTATATAGAGCTCATGTAGTGAATGAATGCATGTTTCAAACACAAGGTGGAAAGCAACAGTTTCTGAATCATTGCAGTGTCTAAGATGTACAGTGCAATGCTTGAGTGAATA
Above is a genomic segment from Alosa sapidissima isolate fAloSap1 chromosome 4, fAloSap1.pri, whole genome shotgun sequence containing:
- the os9 gene encoding protein OS-9 isoform X1, whose protein sequence is MAASMVRWLRGLYVFFLTCLFSVFAFLNLEELNEMKYGIQILSDPVIMGQAQSEDVMLVSSKFKQRYECRLPAQALLFQPHSPSEAPPTSANSYSGPTISELLQPMSNAPCLIKTKDWWTYEFCYGKHIRQYHLEDSEIKGDVLFLGYYSSEFDWTNETAKASKQHRLRRYHSQAYTNGSKCDLNGNPRETEVRFACEEGSVDYIARVDEPQSCRYVVTIHTSRPCSHPFLRPPPSTRPQPIICQPALSPQQYMDYVKAQVSDTKRKVEQISEELKTLDEILSKDEGTDADGAAEMTEATVESIDTETTEFQPEENNILESESKPVDQPEDPEAQPVAEDVSQGDQLQDNEVFGEEKFNFRIISDPADLMKFVQHLRESSQRSESEEEDDEQPALKEKTGAKEGRGGAGDTKEEEGDEDERLLQEFEEEMADVSIPAEKRKEIKEEMQKEFSNIIDEAQQELESEGLKGEFDRSQATHTLENTLDKLLDRLQDKGDEEPTPTHTHTHTHSHSHTQTQTHTHSQTPAEDQTDQTDPQTTEKEKHPDPASRVPKHPVRGQVAEGDQVKIRVTKYKLGSVAAGEKDEGKELGESDPQWQQIQDAVKEQLEKAGIKAQGKIEVKILSRKTVEEAGDQWLSEEDTKSFRELLINLLTGGTEEVYKEQKRQQELEDNYKFVWGGEQPDDSQSAASSDGQTTVVADTDDLEL
- the os9 gene encoding protein OS-9 isoform X2, translating into MAASMVRWLRGLYVFFLTCLFSVFAFLNLEELNEMKYGIQILSDPVIMGQAQSEDVMLVSSKFKQRYECRLPAQALLFQPHSPSEAPPTSANSYSGPTISELLQPMSNAPCLIKTKDWWTYEFCYGKHIRQYHLEDSEIKGDVLFLGYYSSEFDWTNETAKASKQHRLRRYHSQAYTNGSKCDLNGNPRETEVRFACEEGSVDYIARVDEPQSCRYVVTIHTSRPCSHPFLRPPPSTRPQPIICQPALSPQQYMDYVKAQVSDTKRKVEQISEELKTLDEILSKDEGTDADGAAEMTEATVESIDTETTEFQPEENNILESESKPVDQPEDPEAQPVAEDVSQGDQLQDNEVFGEEKFNFRIISDPADLMKFVQHLRESSQRSESEEEDDEQPALKEKTGAKEGRGGAGDTKEEEGDEDERLLQEFEEEMADVSIPAEKRKEIKEEMQKEFSNIIDEAQQELESEGLKGEFDRSQATHTLENTLDKLLDRLQDKGDEEPTPTHTHTHTHSHSHTQTQTHTHSQTPAEDQTDQTDPQTTEKEKHPDPASRVPKHPGKIEVKILSRKTVEEAGDQWLSEEDTKSFRELLINLLTGGTEEVYKEQKRQQELEDNYKFVWGGEQPDDSQSAASSDGQTTVVADTDDLEL